In Amycolatopsis jiangsuensis, the following proteins share a genomic window:
- a CDS encoding tyrosine recombinase XerC, producing MPSATARPGATARSGGRRKDPPRPDLRALRDALPEKERAVVTDYERHLSLERGLSPHTVRAYAGDVVSLLAFLTTGEDSAAARGLGNLDITQLRAWLAGQRTDGAGRTTLARRAAAARTFTAWAHRVGLLKADPGGRLAAPRAHRTLPGVLRADQADALMTASANGAVERDPVALRDRALIELLYATGIRVSELCGLDVGAVDFARRVVSVVGKGGKERVVPFGIPAATALSEWLEEARPELAGERSGQALFLGVRGKRLDPRAARRVVHEAVAAVPGALDMGPHGLRHSAATHLLEGGADLRSVQELLGHATLATTQLYTHVTVDRLKAIHDRAHPRA from the coding sequence ATGCCGTCAGCGACCGCGCGCCCCGGAGCGACCGCGCGTTCCGGTGGGCGCCGAAAAGACCCGCCACGCCCCGATCTCCGGGCACTCCGCGACGCGTTGCCGGAAAAGGAACGAGCCGTCGTCACCGATTACGAACGGCACTTGTCGCTGGAGCGCGGGCTGTCACCACACACGGTCCGTGCGTATGCCGGCGACGTGGTGTCGCTGTTGGCATTCCTGACCACGGGGGAGGACAGTGCTGCGGCCCGCGGGCTCGGCAACCTCGACATCACCCAGCTGCGCGCATGGTTGGCGGGACAACGCACGGATGGCGCGGGCCGGACGACGCTGGCACGTCGTGCCGCCGCGGCGCGCACATTCACGGCTTGGGCGCATCGTGTCGGGCTGCTGAAGGCTGATCCGGGCGGGCGGCTGGCCGCGCCGCGCGCGCACCGCACCCTGCCGGGCGTGCTGCGTGCCGATCAGGCCGATGCGCTCATGACAGCTTCCGCGAACGGAGCAGTCGAGCGGGACCCGGTTGCGCTGCGTGACCGCGCCTTGATCGAGTTGCTGTACGCAACCGGCATCCGGGTGTCGGAACTGTGCGGACTCGACGTCGGTGCGGTCGATTTCGCCCGCCGGGTGGTGTCCGTCGTCGGCAAGGGCGGCAAGGAACGCGTGGTTCCGTTCGGGATCCCGGCAGCCACGGCGTTGTCCGAATGGCTCGAGGAAGCACGGCCCGAGCTGGCCGGTGAACGGTCCGGGCAGGCGCTCTTCCTGGGCGTCCGCGGGAAACGGCTCGACCCGCGCGCCGCTCGCCGGGTGGTGCACGAGGCAGTGGCGGCGGTGCCCGGCGCGCTCGACATGGGGCCGCACGGACTCCGGCATTCGGCCGCGACCCATCTGCTCGAAGGAGGTGCGGACCTCAGGAGCGTTCAGGAACTGCTCGGTCACGCTACGCTTGCCACGACCCAGCTCTACACTCATGTGACCGTCGATCGGCTGAAGGCGATCCATGACCGAGCACACCCGCGGGCCTGA
- the dprA gene encoding DNA-processing protein DprA gives MIAAVPDQTAATDAERLARAYLLHVAEPPSPALLAFVGERGPVEAAQRVRAADCPGPVLRETAARRESTVAERDLERAEKSGARLVTPEDHEWPAWPLLSLAVATGRGVQNVAAPLGLWVRGSANLAEAADRAVAIVGARMATDYGVHNALEFAHALAARHIPVFSGAAMGIDAAAHRGALSGDGVTVALLGCAVDVAYPAGHADLLKRIIDNGGAVASEYAPGTPPARHRFLVRNRLIAGLTDGTVVVEAGARSGARNTATTAGALGKVVMALPGSLHSGNSAGCHALIRDCKATLVTTVDEVLETVGRFGTAEPGPGTHARPTDKLGQEALRVYEALVSRAGRGPEEIAENAGVPVARVRALLPELEIDGFAVRGDTGWRRIVRTAAR, from the coding sequence ATGATCGCCGCCGTCCCGGATCAGACCGCGGCCACGGATGCCGAGCGGCTCGCCCGCGCGTACCTGCTGCACGTCGCCGAGCCGCCGTCGCCGGCGTTGCTGGCGTTCGTGGGAGAGCGGGGGCCGGTCGAGGCTGCACAGCGGGTCCGCGCCGCAGACTGTCCCGGGCCCGTCCTGCGGGAAACGGCGGCACGGCGGGAATCCACGGTCGCGGAGCGGGATCTCGAGCGTGCGGAGAAATCCGGCGCCCGGCTCGTGACCCCGGAAGACCACGAGTGGCCTGCCTGGCCGCTGCTGTCCCTGGCCGTCGCGACCGGCCGCGGAGTGCAGAACGTCGCCGCACCGCTCGGTTTGTGGGTCCGGGGCAGCGCGAATCTGGCGGAGGCGGCCGATCGGGCCGTCGCGATCGTCGGAGCGAGAATGGCCACGGACTACGGGGTGCACAACGCCCTCGAGTTCGCCCACGCGTTGGCCGCCCGGCACATACCGGTATTTTCCGGCGCTGCGATGGGGATCGACGCCGCGGCGCACCGTGGCGCGTTGAGCGGCGACGGCGTAACCGTCGCGTTGCTCGGCTGCGCGGTCGACGTCGCCTATCCCGCCGGTCACGCTGATCTGCTGAAACGCATCATCGACAACGGTGGCGCGGTAGCCAGCGAGTACGCGCCCGGGACGCCGCCGGCACGGCATCGGTTCCTCGTGCGCAACCGCCTCATCGCAGGCCTCACGGACGGCACGGTGGTCGTCGAAGCCGGTGCACGCAGCGGAGCCCGGAACACCGCCACCACCGCGGGCGCCCTCGGCAAAGTCGTGATGGCCCTCCCCGGATCGCTGCACTCCGGCAACTCGGCGGGCTGTCACGCGCTCATCCGCGACTGCAAAGCCACCCTGGTGACCACCGTCGACGAGGTGCTGGAAACGGTCGGTCGTTTCGGAACGGCGGAACCCGGGCCGGGAACGCACGCTCGTCCCACCGACAAACTCGGCCAGGAAGCGTTGCGGGTCTACGAGGCGTTGGTGTCCCGTGCAGGCCGTGGCCCGGAAGAGATCGCCGAGAACGCCGGGGTGCCGGTCGCCAGGGTGCGGGCACTGCTGCCGGAGCTGGAGATCGACGGGTTCGCGGTCCGGGGTGACACGGGATGGCGGCGAATAGTCCGAACGGCTGCCCGGTGA
- a CDS encoding YifB family Mg chelatase-like AAA ATPase: MPHAKSWSVALVGIDGRVVEIEADLGGGLSRVTLVGLPDAGLREAKDRVRSAVRNSGQPWPDGKITLALSPANLPKMGSGYDLGIAAAVLAATGAVPATKLFHTILLGELALDGRIRPVRGVLPGLLAARAAGHERAIVPAESLYEAALVDGLEVAGASRLADLVAWLKDEGELVAPPPPAVPAAEPAPDLADVVGQPEARWAVEVAAAGGHHLLLTGPPGVGKTLLAQRLPGLLPDLSPEESLQVTAIHSVDGSLSRSSPLVTVPPFVAPHHSITTAALIGGGTGLAAPGAISRAHRGVLFLDEACEYGSQKLDSLRTVLEEGEVRISRAKGVVRYPARFQLVLATNPCPCAPPREADCTCSVTARRRYLARLSGPLLDRVDLRVRLRPLTAISAHRTITPETSAIVRERVLAARDRARHRWQPHGWRINSEVPGPVLRRDFPLPASTTAVLDRALDRGLLTARGADRCLRIAWTLTDLAGLPTPDGDQVTAALNFRERTAA; this comes from the coding sequence ATGCCGCACGCGAAATCCTGGTCCGTGGCCCTGGTCGGCATCGACGGCCGCGTCGTCGAGATCGAAGCCGACCTCGGTGGCGGCCTGAGCCGCGTCACCCTCGTCGGCCTGCCGGACGCCGGCCTGCGCGAGGCGAAGGACCGCGTGCGCTCCGCGGTGCGCAACTCCGGTCAGCCGTGGCCGGACGGCAAGATCACCCTCGCGCTGTCCCCGGCCAATCTGCCGAAGATGGGTTCGGGATACGACCTCGGCATCGCCGCCGCGGTCCTCGCCGCCACCGGGGCCGTGCCCGCCACGAAGCTGTTCCACACCATTCTGCTCGGCGAACTCGCGCTCGACGGCCGGATCCGCCCGGTCCGCGGCGTCCTGCCCGGGCTGCTGGCCGCGCGCGCCGCCGGGCACGAGCGTGCCATCGTCCCGGCCGAATCCCTGTACGAAGCCGCGCTCGTCGACGGGCTCGAGGTCGCCGGCGCCTCCCGCCTCGCCGATCTGGTCGCCTGGCTGAAAGACGAGGGAGAGCTCGTCGCGCCGCCGCCTCCGGCCGTCCCCGCAGCCGAGCCGGCGCCCGACCTCGCCGATGTCGTCGGCCAGCCGGAGGCCCGCTGGGCCGTGGAAGTCGCCGCCGCCGGCGGCCACCACCTGCTGCTCACCGGCCCACCCGGAGTGGGGAAAACTCTGCTCGCGCAACGACTTCCCGGACTGCTGCCGGATCTGTCGCCGGAGGAGTCGTTGCAGGTCACGGCAATCCATTCGGTCGATGGATCGCTGTCGAGGTCGTCGCCGCTGGTGACGGTCCCGCCGTTCGTCGCCCCACACCACTCGATCACCACTGCCGCCCTCATCGGCGGCGGCACTGGCTTGGCCGCGCCCGGCGCGATCAGCCGCGCCCACCGCGGAGTTCTGTTCCTCGACGAGGCATGCGAGTACGGCAGCCAGAAGCTTGATTCGCTCCGCACCGTCCTGGAAGAAGGCGAGGTACGCATCTCCCGGGCCAAAGGCGTCGTCCGTTACCCGGCGCGGTTCCAGCTGGTCTTGGCCACGAACCCGTGCCCGTGTGCGCCGCCGAGAGAAGCCGACTGCACGTGCTCGGTCACCGCTCGCCGCCGTTACCTGGCGCGGTTGTCCGGCCCCCTCCTGGACCGGGTCGACCTCCGGGTCCGCCTCCGCCCCCTCACCGCGATCTCCGCCCACCGCACCATTACCCCGGAAACCTCCGCGATAGTCCGCGAACGAGTCCTGGCGGCCCGCGATCGCGCCCGGCACCGCTGGCAACCCCACGGCTGGCGCATCAACTCGGAAGTACCGGGCCCCGTCCTGCGCCGCGATTTCCCTTTACCCGCCTCGACAACCGCAGTTCTGGACCGAGCGCTGGACCGAGGCCTCCTGACCGCCCGAGGCGCCGACAGATGTCTACGCATCGCCTGGACCCTGACCGACCTGGCCGGCCTCCCCACCCCCGACGGCGATCAAGTAACCGCCGCCCTCAACTTCCGGGAAAGAACGGCCGCATGA
- a CDS encoding YraN family protein produces MNDEPHPGALWCRVFGRWGENLALRHLQEAGMVLLSRNWRCREGELDLVLADQDRVVFCEVKTRSGDAYGAPGETVTPEKIARVHRAAMRWLREHRVGWCRTRYDVVTVYARAGEQPVVRHLAGAF; encoded by the coding sequence ATGAACGACGAGCCGCACCCCGGCGCGCTCTGGTGCCGGGTGTTCGGGCGCTGGGGGGAGAACCTGGCACTCCGGCACCTGCAGGAGGCCGGGATGGTCCTGCTCAGCCGCAACTGGCGTTGCCGGGAGGGCGAACTCGATCTCGTCCTCGCCGACCAGGACCGGGTCGTGTTCTGCGAGGTGAAGACCCGCTCCGGGGATGCCTACGGAGCACCCGGCGAGACCGTCACGCCGGAAAAGATCGCCCGCGTGCACCGCGCGGCCATGCGCTGGCTGCGAGAACACCGCGTCGGCTGGTGCCGCACCCGGTACGACGTGGTCACGGTCTACGCCCGGGCCGGGGAGCAGCCGGTCGTGCGGCATCTGGCCGGTGCGTTCTGA
- a CDS encoding DUF2469 domain-containing protein, with protein sequence MSAEDLEKYETEMELSLYREYRDIVGQFSYVVETERRFYLANAVDVQVRDGGGEVYFEVRMSDAWVWDMYRPARFVKHVRVITFKDVNVEELDKPDLRLPEDGPFSG encoded by the coding sequence ATGAGCGCAGAGGATCTCGAGAAGTACGAGACCGAGATGGAGCTCTCGCTGTACCGCGAGTACCGCGACATCGTCGGCCAGTTCTCGTACGTGGTGGAGACCGAGCGGCGGTTCTACCTGGCCAACGCAGTAGACGTGCAGGTCCGCGACGGCGGCGGCGAGGTCTACTTCGAAGTCCGGATGTCCGACGCCTGGGTGTGGGACATGTACCGGCCGGCCCGCTTCGTCAAGCACGTCCGGGTCATCACGTTCAAGGACGTCAACGTCGAAGAGCTGGACAAGCCCGACCTCCGGCTCCCGGAGGACGGCCCGTTCTCGGGCTGA
- a CDS encoding ribonuclease HII: MVRGELFWGLQGALERRGLGPVAGVDEAGAGACAGPLVVASCVLRPGDGVRLPELTDSKMLTAKARDRVYDRVLQRALDYAIVVIPTEQVDLLGIRVMNLEGMRRAVAALRSHPGYVLTDGFPVPGIPAPNAAVIKGDRSVAAIAAASVLAKVTRDRFMTGLHGELPHYGFDVHKGYSTSDHLAALREHGPSPAHRWSYTNVATVAAAHGLTPPHPVVLTYAALENSLEKPGGPVRATGRSVGKNERSAAGAGRTRGGARIT; this comes from the coding sequence GTGGTGCGTGGCGAGCTGTTCTGGGGTCTGCAGGGTGCCCTGGAGCGGCGTGGCCTGGGCCCGGTGGCCGGGGTGGACGAGGCCGGGGCAGGGGCGTGCGCCGGTCCGCTGGTGGTGGCCTCCTGCGTGCTGCGCCCGGGAGACGGCGTGCGGCTGCCCGAGTTGACCGATTCGAAGATGCTCACCGCGAAGGCCCGCGACCGGGTCTACGACCGCGTGCTGCAGCGTGCACTCGACTACGCCATCGTCGTGATTCCCACCGAGCAGGTCGATCTGCTCGGCATTCGGGTGATGAATCTGGAGGGGATGCGACGCGCGGTGGCGGCGTTGCGCTCGCATCCGGGGTACGTGCTCACCGACGGGTTCCCCGTGCCCGGAATTCCGGCCCCGAACGCCGCGGTGATCAAGGGAGACCGCAGCGTGGCGGCCATCGCGGCGGCGTCGGTGCTGGCGAAGGTGACCCGGGACCGTTTCATGACGGGCCTGCACGGGGAGCTGCCGCACTACGGGTTCGATGTGCACAAGGGCTACAGCACTTCCGACCACCTCGCCGCCCTGCGCGAGCACGGCCCGAGCCCGGCGCACCGCTGGTCCTACACGAATGTGGCCACCGTGGCCGCCGCACACGGGCTCACTCCGCCGCATCCGGTCGTGCTGACCTACGCTGCTTTGGAGAACTCCCTGGAAAAACCGGGCGGGCCGGTCCGTGCCACGGGCCGCTCGGTGGGTAAGAATGAACGCTCCGCCGCCGGAGCAGGACGAACGCGAGGAGGGGCGCGGATCACATGA
- the lepB gene encoding signal peptidase I, with product MVEPVSRNTADDDPDRPDEEHESSAGRGGSHRRSKSQKKRSFWKELPILIAIALVLTILIQAFLAKVYMIPSGSMESTLHGCPTCTGDRILVDRVTYDFTDPSPGDVVVFKGPPAWTENEIAPQESSNVVVRALRGLGSLVGFAPPDERDFVKRVIATGGQTVQCCDPQNRVIVDGKALDEPYIHWEDEGHQRQETFAPVKVPQGALWVMGDNRNNSSDSRYQGGGGANGAVPVDDVIGKARLIVLPPSRWNVISAPNPQENAQPVALGAPAWQQGLPLGAGFAAAVPTLYLGRRLKSGLRRAAGRRR from the coding sequence GTGGTCGAACCCGTGTCCCGGAACACCGCTGACGACGACCCCGATCGCCCGGACGAGGAGCACGAATCCTCTGCCGGGCGCGGGGGGTCGCATCGGCGGAGCAAGTCCCAGAAGAAGCGGTCGTTCTGGAAGGAACTGCCGATCCTGATCGCGATCGCCCTGGTGCTCACGATCCTGATCCAGGCGTTCCTCGCGAAGGTCTACATGATCCCCTCGGGGTCCATGGAGAGCACGCTGCACGGCTGTCCGACCTGCACGGGCGACCGGATCCTGGTCGACCGGGTCACCTACGACTTCACCGATCCCTCCCCGGGTGACGTGGTCGTGTTCAAGGGCCCGCCCGCATGGACCGAGAACGAGATCGCGCCGCAGGAGTCGAGCAACGTCGTCGTCCGCGCGCTGCGTGGCCTCGGCTCGCTGGTCGGGTTCGCCCCGCCGGACGAGCGCGACTTCGTCAAGCGGGTGATCGCGACCGGCGGGCAGACAGTGCAGTGCTGTGATCCGCAGAACCGCGTGATCGTCGACGGCAAGGCACTCGACGAGCCCTACATCCACTGGGAAGACGAGGGGCACCAGCGGCAGGAAACCTTCGCCCCGGTGAAGGTTCCGCAGGGCGCGCTCTGGGTGATGGGCGACAACCGCAACAACTCGTCCGACTCGCGTTACCAGGGCGGCGGCGGGGCCAACGGTGCGGTGCCGGTCGACGACGTCATCGGCAAGGCACGGCTGATCGTGCTGCCGCCGAGCCGCTGGAACGTCATCTCGGCCCCCAATCCGCAGGAGAACGCCCAGCCGGTGGCGCTCGGAGCCCCGGCGTGGCAGCAGGGCCTCCCGCTCGGCGCGGGCTTCGCCGCGGCCGTGCCCACGCTCTACCTGGGACGGCGACTGAAGTCCGGCCTCCGCAGGGCGGCCGGCCGGAGACGGTAA
- the rplS gene encoding 50S ribosomal protein L19, whose amino-acid sequence MNTLDALDAQSLRSDIPDFRPGDTLKVHVRVIEGNRERNQVFQGVVIRRQGGGIRETFTVRKISFGVGVERTFPVHSPNLAQVEVFKRGDVRRAKLYYLRELRGKKAKIKERRENRETTSAR is encoded by the coding sequence ATGAACACCCTGGACGCGCTGGACGCGCAGTCACTGCGTTCCGACATTCCGGACTTCCGCCCGGGCGACACGCTCAAGGTCCACGTCCGCGTCATCGAGGGCAACCGCGAGCGCAACCAGGTCTTCCAGGGCGTCGTGATCCGCCGTCAGGGCGGCGGCATCCGGGAGACCTTCACCGTCCGCAAGATCTCCTTCGGCGTCGGCGTCGAGCGCACCTTCCCGGTGCACTCGCCGAACCTCGCCCAGGTCGAGGTCTTCAAGCGCGGTGACGTGCGCCGGGCGAAGCTGTACTACCTGCGTGAGCTGCGCGGCAAGAAGGCCAAGATCAAGGAGCGCCGCGAAAACCGCGAGACCACCTCTGCGCGCTGA
- the trmD gene encoding tRNA (guanosine(37)-N1)-methyltransferase TrmD yields the protein MRIDVVTIFPEYLDPLRAALLGRAIDRGLVEVGVHDLRDWTHDVHRAVDDAPYGGGPGMVMKPEIWGPALDDVCRPETRLVVPTPAGRPFTQDLAHQYAAEPHLVFACGRYEGIDQRVVDDAASRMPVDEVSIGDYVLVGGEAAVLVMVEAVVRLLPGVLGNARSAAEDSFSDGLLEGPSYTRPEVWRELAVPEVLRSGNHALIERWRRDQALVRTAGRRPDLLARLPEGSLDKRDHEVLGRLGEDPG from the coding sequence GTGCGCATCGACGTCGTCACGATCTTCCCCGAATACCTCGACCCGCTGCGTGCCGCGCTGCTGGGCCGGGCGATCGACCGCGGTCTCGTCGAGGTCGGCGTGCACGACCTGCGCGACTGGACGCACGACGTGCACCGAGCGGTCGACGACGCGCCGTACGGCGGCGGCCCCGGCATGGTGATGAAGCCGGAGATCTGGGGTCCGGCGCTGGACGACGTCTGCCGTCCGGAAACCCGGCTCGTGGTGCCGACGCCGGCCGGGCGGCCGTTCACCCAGGACCTCGCGCACCAGTACGCGGCCGAGCCGCACCTGGTGTTCGCGTGTGGCCGGTACGAGGGTATCGACCAGCGAGTGGTGGACGACGCGGCGAGCCGGATGCCGGTCGACGAGGTGTCCATCGGCGACTACGTGCTGGTCGGCGGCGAGGCCGCGGTGCTGGTCATGGTCGAGGCCGTGGTCCGGCTGTTGCCCGGGGTCCTCGGCAACGCGCGCTCGGCGGCCGAGGACTCGTTCTCCGACGGACTGCTCGAAGGACCCAGCTACACCCGTCCGGAGGTGTGGCGCGAGCTGGCGGTACCGGAGGTGCTGCGCTCGGGCAACCACGCGCTGATCGAGCGCTGGCGCCGGGACCAGGCGCTCGTGCGCACCGCCGGCCGCCGTCCGGATCTGCTCGCCCGGCTGCCCGAAGGCAGCCTGGACAAGCGGGACCACGAGGTACTCGGCCGGCTCGGCGAAGATCCCGGCTAG
- the rimM gene encoding ribosome maturation factor RimM (Essential for efficient processing of 16S rRNA) — translation MDVVVGRIAKAHGIRGELAVDVRTDAPQERFALGAVVTTKLRDGSERDLTIAAAREHSGRLLVRFEQVLTRDVAETLRGALLTVDTDALPPTGDPEEFYDHELAGLRAELADGTVVGTVAEVVHSPAGELLALDAEGREVLVPFVLAIVPTVDIAGGRVVIDPPEGLLE, via the coding sequence ATGGACGTCGTAGTCGGCCGCATCGCGAAAGCGCACGGCATCCGCGGCGAGCTCGCGGTGGACGTGCGCACCGATGCGCCGCAGGAGCGGTTCGCGCTCGGCGCGGTCGTCACGACGAAGCTGCGAGACGGCAGCGAGAGGGACCTCACCATTGCAGCCGCCCGCGAACACAGCGGGCGGCTGCTGGTGCGTTTCGAGCAGGTGCTCACCCGCGACGTCGCCGAGACGCTGCGCGGTGCCCTGCTCACCGTGGACACCGATGCGCTGCCGCCCACCGGTGATCCCGAGGAGTTCTACGACCACGAGCTGGCCGGGCTGCGCGCCGAGCTGGCCGACGGCACGGTCGTGGGCACCGTCGCCGAGGTCGTGCACTCCCCGGCAGGGGAGCTGCTCGCACTCGACGCCGAGGGCCGCGAGGTGCTCGTGCCGTTCGTGCTGGCGATCGTGCCGACGGTGGACATCGCCGGCGGGCGCGTGGTCATCGACCCACCGGAAGGTCTGCTGGAGTGA
- a CDS encoding RNA-binding protein has protein sequence MSFLADSLEHLVRGIVDNPDEVRVELLTTRRGRTLEVHVHPDDLGKVIGRGGRTATALRTVMGGIGGRGVRVDVVDTDR, from the coding sequence GTGAGCTTCCTCGCCGACTCCCTCGAGCACCTGGTGCGCGGGATCGTCGACAACCCGGACGAGGTCCGGGTCGAGCTGCTGACCACGCGCCGTGGCCGCACGCTCGAGGTGCACGTGCACCCGGACGACCTCGGCAAGGTGATCGGCCGGGGCGGACGCACCGCGACCGCCCTGCGCACCGTGATGGGCGGCATCGGTGGCCGCGGCGTCCGCGTGGACGTCGTCGACACCGACCGCTGA
- the rpsP gene encoding 30S ribosomal protein S16, with the protein MAVKIKLQRLGKIRAPYYRIIVADARTRRDGKAIETIGKYHPKEEPSLIEVDTDRAQYWLGVGAQPTEPVQRILEVTGDWQKFKGLPGAEGTLKVAEPKPSKQDLFNAALAAAGEEPAAEATTPKKKAPKKADDKAAEKAEAGEGEKSE; encoded by the coding sequence GTGGCCGTCAAGATCAAGCTGCAGCGCCTCGGCAAGATCCGTGCGCCGTACTACCGCATCATCGTCGCCGACGCGCGCACCCGCCGGGACGGCAAGGCCATCGAGACCATCGGCAAGTACCACCCGAAGGAAGAGCCGAGCCTCATCGAGGTCGACACCGACCGCGCGCAGTACTGGCTGGGTGTCGGCGCGCAGCCGACCGAGCCGGTGCAGCGCATCCTCGAGGTCACCGGCGACTGGCAGAAGTTCAAGGGCCTGCCGGGCGCCGAGGGCACCCTGAAGGTCGCCGAGCCGAAGCCGTCCAAGCAGGACCTGTTCAACGCGGCGCTGGCCGCGGCGGGCGAGGAGCCTGCCGCCGAGGCCACCACGCCGAAGAAGAAGGCCCCGAAGAAGGCCGACGACAAGGCTGCTGAGAAGGCCGAGGCCGGCGAGGGCGAGAAGTCGGAGTGA
- a CDS encoding CPBP family intramembrane glutamic endopeptidase, which translates to MTTSQHREPFPGGTPIVGEDSVPDFAEFPAHRWGFGAFLLVEVVLLASAAFVSVLVGEPGPGQPLPISSVLLGTMLPTMIAAGVALLVTVLRGNGPVLDLRMRWCWADVKVGLKFGLVGLVVAALGAYVWTEIVGSADATSAISALVDDRKMSVPAAAVMFAYLWLIGPVCEEIIYRGLLWGAVERLKWRSERMCRIAALLLSTAVFAASHLEPLRTTLLLVIAIPIGLARLATGRLASSVVAHSVNNFLPAVAILLGALGVTSI; encoded by the coding sequence GTGACGACTTCCCAGCACCGGGAGCCCTTCCCGGGCGGCACGCCGATCGTGGGAGAGGACTCGGTGCCCGACTTCGCCGAATTTCCCGCGCACCGCTGGGGTTTCGGGGCGTTCCTGCTGGTCGAGGTGGTGCTGCTGGCCTCGGCCGCGTTCGTCAGCGTGCTCGTCGGCGAACCGGGCCCCGGACAGCCGCTGCCGATCAGTTCGGTCCTGCTCGGCACCATGCTGCCCACCATGATCGCGGCCGGCGTCGCGCTGCTGGTCACCGTGCTGCGCGGCAACGGCCCGGTCCTCGACCTGCGGATGCGCTGGTGCTGGGCGGACGTGAAGGTGGGGCTCAAGTTCGGGCTGGTCGGACTGGTGGTCGCCGCGCTGGGCGCCTACGTGTGGACCGAGATCGTCGGCTCGGCGGACGCCACCTCGGCGATCAGCGCGCTGGTGGACGACCGCAAGATGTCCGTTCCCGCGGCCGCGGTGATGTTCGCCTACCTCTGGCTGATCGGGCCGGTCTGCGAGGAGATCATCTACCGCGGGCTGCTCTGGGGTGCGGTCGAACGGCTGAAGTGGCGCAGCGAGCGCATGTGCCGCATCGCCGCCCTCCTGCTGTCCACCGCGGTGTTCGCGGCCAGCCACCTGGAACCGTTGCGTACCACGCTGCTGCTGGTCATCGCGATCCCGATCGGACTGGCCCGGCTCGCCACCGGACGGCTCGCGAGCAGCGTCGTGGCACACTCGGTGAACAACTTCCTGCCCGCGGTGGCGATCCTGCTCGGCGCGCTCGGGGTCACCTCGATCTGA
- a CDS encoding CPBP family intramembrane glutamic endopeptidase: MVENSGGRRVFGAHWAFVAFFAGVVGYHLVTLVTTAAVNHQTGDDDPLDLPAGPALLLAFLPNLVLGLGPVAGSLRFGAGLERDFGLRATWRDIRIGLACGALALVVGYLLNLGVLAVYGGDDVSDSPLTDLPDVSDGSYAWVAAAAAILIVVVPLTEELLVRGTLWNALVHHRVPSWVVLVLTALVFAQLHGESTRMIALFGQGLVLGLARYRSGRTAASMVAHAANNLPPAVLLFTGH; this comes from the coding sequence GTGGTCGAGAACAGCGGCGGCAGACGGGTGTTCGGTGCCCACTGGGCGTTCGTCGCGTTCTTCGCCGGAGTCGTCGGCTACCACCTCGTCACGCTCGTCACCACGGCCGCGGTCAACCACCAGACCGGGGACGACGACCCGCTCGATCTGCCCGCCGGTCCGGCCCTGCTGCTGGCTTTCCTGCCGAACCTGGTGCTCGGTCTCGGCCCGGTCGCCGGCTCGCTGCGCTTCGGAGCCGGCCTCGAACGCGACTTCGGGCTGCGGGCGACCTGGCGGGACATCCGCATCGGCCTCGCCTGCGGAGCCCTCGCGCTCGTCGTCGGCTACCTGCTCAACCTCGGCGTCCTCGCGGTCTACGGCGGCGACGACGTGTCCGACAGCCCGCTCACCGACCTCCCCGACGTGTCCGACGGCAGCTACGCGTGGGTCGCCGCGGCTGCCGCGATCCTGATCGTCGTCGTCCCGCTCACCGAGGAACTGCTCGTGCGCGGGACGCTGTGGAACGCCCTCGTGCACCACCGGGTGCCGTCGTGGGTGGTACTGGTGCTCACCGCGCTCGTTTTCGCGCAGTTGCACGGGGAATCGACCCGCATGATCGCGTTGTTCGGCCAGGGCCTGGTCCTCGGGCTGGCGCGTTACCGGTCCGGCCGCACGGCGGCGAGCATGGTGGCCCACGCCGCCAACAACCTGCCGCCCGCGGTGCTGCTCTTCACCGGACATTGA